One window of the Burkholderia sp. FERM BP-3421 genome contains the following:
- a CDS encoding GPW/gp25 family protein yields MSAHPLYNKLSRRFRRDSLQDVVGHHLVELMNCASRGARIGVSDSSPAAYSVLNYGCPPLQLGGATRIDPVRTASHICEVIRRFEPRVDSGRTVVQPRAGGARHAPQTMYFDILTLSRDDGAEIRVSLALDYLSGYFSLVGE; encoded by the coding sequence GTGAGCGCGCATCCACTCTACAACAAGCTGTCGAGACGGTTTCGTCGCGACTCGCTCCAGGACGTCGTCGGGCATCACCTGGTCGAGTTGATGAACTGTGCATCGCGCGGCGCGCGGATCGGCGTGTCGGACAGCAGTCCGGCCGCCTATTCGGTGCTGAACTACGGTTGCCCGCCGCTGCAGTTGGGCGGCGCCACCCGGATCGATCCGGTGCGTACGGCTTCGCACATCTGCGAGGTGATACGCCGCTTCGAGCCGCGCGTGGACAGCGGGCGGACCGTGGTGCAGCCGAGAGCCGGCGGCGCCCGGCACGCGCCGCAGACGATGTATTTCGACATCTTGACGCTGTCCCGTGACGACGGGGCGGAAATCAGGGTGAGCCTCGCGCTCGACTATCTCAGTGGTTATTTCAGTCTGGTCGGCGAATGA
- a CDS encoding Hcp family type VI secretion system effector — protein sequence MSKALVDYFLKIDGVDGESIDKQYPNLIQIQSWQWAEENSGRWGFGSGGGAGKVEMKDFEFRMVSNKASPKLFLMCATGDHIPSAKLICRKSGKGQQEFLTISFESGLVSSFRTLGNMPFSQLGHGSGEVDNVLPTDEIKINFAKIEFEYREQGNDGTMGAVIKAGYDLKLNSAI from the coding sequence ATGTCCAAAGCATTGGTCGACTATTTTCTGAAGATCGACGGCGTTGATGGCGAGTCGATCGATAAGCAATATCCCAACCTTATCCAGATCCAGAGCTGGCAGTGGGCGGAAGAAAACTCGGGTCGCTGGGGCTTCGGCAGCGGCGGCGGTGCGGGGAAGGTCGAGATGAAGGATTTCGAGTTCCGGATGGTGTCGAACAAGGCCTCGCCGAAACTGTTCCTGATGTGCGCGACCGGCGACCACATCCCCAGCGCCAAGCTGATCTGCCGCAAGTCGGGCAAGGGCCAGCAGGAGTTTCTGACGATTTCGTTCGAAAGCGGGCTGGTGTCGTCGTTCCGCACGCTCGGCAACATGCCGTTCTCGCAACTGGGCCATGGCAGCGGCGAGGTCGACAACGTGCTGCCGACGGACGAGATCAAGATCAACTTCGCGAAGATCGAGTTCGAGTACCGCGAGCAGGGCAACGACGGCACGATGGGCGCGGTGATCAAGGCCGGCTACGACCTCAAGCTGAACTCGGCGATCTGA